The Blattabacterium cuenoti sequence AAAAGTTCTAAAAAAAAGAATCATAAAATATGAAAAAACGAAATCCAAAAGATTCTTAAATAGATTCAAATATTCCAGGATAAAATAAAAAAATACATAAATACTTAAAAACAACTTTATAATTACACCTATATAAATAGATACAGCGATATTGGCTTTTTTAGTTATTGTAAACAACGAAAAATAGAAAAAAAAACTACTGACAGGTAATAAAAAAATATATATTTTTAACAAAAAAAAATCTTTTTCAAAAAAGATTAAATTGCTAACTATATGAATGCAAGCAAAAAAAACAGTTAAACAATTATAAAGTATAATTTTTTTTATCATTATGCAAAAATTCATCAAACTGGACAAAACATAAATAAAATAATATTTTATTGTTATATTTTTCACATGCAAAACATTATTGATGAACTCTCCTGGAGGGGATTAATACAAAATAAAGTTCCTGGTGTAGAAAAACAATTAAAAAAGCGTACTACTATATATATAGGTTTTGATCCTACATCGGATTCTTTACATTTAGGTAGCTTACTTCCTATTATTATATTGATACATTTTCAAAAACGGGGACATAAATCCATAGTATTAATTGGAGGAGCTACAGGTTTTATAGGAGATCCATCCGAAAAAAAAGATCAAAGGATTTTTTTAAGTATAGAAATTTTACAAAAAAATACAGAATCTATAAAAAAACAACTATCGAGATTACTAGATTTTTATTCAGAAAAGGTAGAATTATTAAACAATTTTAATTGGATAAAAAAAATTTCCCTTTTAGATTTTATACGCAATGTAGGAAAACACTTTACTATAAATTACATGATGTCTAAAGATTCTGTAAAAAATAGGATTTATAACAATAAGAATAACGGAATGTCTTTTACAGAATTTTCTTATTCTCTTATACAAGGGTATGATTTTCTTTATTTGAACCAAGAAAAAAACTGTCTACTGCAAATAGGTGGATCCGATCAATGGGGAAATATAACTACTGGAATAGAACTTATTAGAAAAAAAACAGGAAAAAAAGCATATGGAATAACATTTCCTTTAGTTACAAAAGCTGATGGAATAAAGTTTGGAAAAAGTGAAAAAGGAGAAAATATATGGTTAGATAGAAAACGTACTACTCCATACAAATTTTATCAATTTTGGATGAATGTTTCAGATAAAGAAATTGAAAAATTTATTAAGATTTATACTTTTTTTTCAAGAGAGAAAATAGAATCTTTGATTTTAACACATAGAGAAAATCCTGAAAAAAGATTTTTACAAAAAAAAGTAGCGGAAGAAATAACTAAATGGGTTCATGGAAAAGATGCTTATGAAGAAGTAGTTAAAATATCGTATGTTTTATTTGGAAAAAAATATATCAACGAGCTATTACTTTCTCTAGATGAAAAAACATTGTTCTCTATATATGAGAATATTCCACATATGAAACTTTCTTATAAAGAATTTGAAAAAGGAATTTTTTTATTAGACATCTTGAAAAAAAGCAGTTTGTTTACTTCTAAAAGTGAAGCCAATCGTGCTTTGAATTTAAATTCCATTTATATCAACAAAAAACTCATCAAAAAAAACATTCTTCTTCATAGAGAAAACTTAATAGGAAAAAAATATATTTTATTTCAATTTGGAAAAAAAAACTTTTTTATTATTAAAATTGAATAAATTTAATATCCAAATTTTTTTAATAATTTGTAATCTGAACGCCAATTTTTGCATACTTTTACATCTAATTTTAGCCATACCTTTTTCTTAAAAAATTTTTCTATTCCTTTTATAGATAAAGCTCCTAACTTATTTATATAAGTTCCTTTTTTTCCAATTATAATCCCTTTTTGAGAATTCCTTTCTACATATATAGAAGAAAATATATGTATACAAATCTCATTTTTCTTGAATTTTTCTGTGAAAATTTCTACAGAATAAGGAATTTCTTTTTTATAAAGAAAAAATATTTTTTCTCTGATTATTTCATTCACAAAAAATCGTTCTGATCTGTTACTCAATAACCCATTAGGATAATAAGGAGGATGCTCCGATAATAAACCTATAATTTTATCCATTAGTAAATCTTGATTTATGTTTTTCAATGCAGATATTGGTAATATTTCTGAATGAGGAAAAATTCTATGCCAATAATTGATTGTCTCATATAATATTTTTTCATCATATTCTACTCCAATTTTATCGATTTTATTGATTAAGATAAGAAAATGTTTATTTTTATTAATATTTTTAAGAGAATTAAAAATAGAAAAATATTTATCGGAAATAAAAAATTTTCCTATTTCTGTTGTAAATAAAATAATATCCGCATCTTCTAAAGATCTTTCTATATATTTCATCATAATTTTTTGCATAAAAAATGCTGTTCTTATCATAAAACCAGGAGTATCAGAAAAAATAATTTGAGCATTATATTTATCCACTATTCCTAGTATTCTATGACGAGTTGTTTGTGGTTTAGGTGTGATGATAGAAATATCCTCTCCTACAAGAGAATTCATTAATGTAGATTTTCCGACATTAGGAAATCCTATAATATTCACAAAACCAGACTTATGTATTAATTGTTCATTGCACATTAACAGGATCAGATTGTCTAAATACAATTCCTTGTTCTCTAAAAAAATCCACTAATATCTTATTGTTATCATGTATTTTTCCTTTCAATATTTCTTTAGAAAGATTGTTAAGAATATCGTGTTGAATGACCCTTTTTAATGGCCTTGCTCCAAAATGTGGGTCATAACCTTTTTCGGATAAATAATCTATGGCTTCATTGGTCGCTTCTATACGAATATTTTTATGAGATAATAAATCAGCTAATTTTTTCATTTGTAATTTAACAATATCTCTAATCTCTTTTCTAGAAATAGGTTTAAATAAAATAATTTCATCAATTCTATTAATAAATTCTGGTCTCACTATATTTTTTAACAAGTCTATCAAAGCCTTTTTTGTTGTTTCCATTCTATTGATAGACATTTCCGGTTCTAAATTTTCATGAATAATATCTGCACCTATATTGGAAGTCATGATAATAATAGTATTGGTAAAATTAACAGTACGACCTTTATTATCTGTTAATCTTCCATCATCTAATACTTGTAAAAGTATATTAAATATATCTGAATGAGCTTTTTCTATTTCATCTAAGAGAATAACGCTATAAGGACGGCGACGTATAGCTTCTGTTAATTGTCCACTTTCTTCATATCCAATATATCCAGGAGGTGCTCCAATAAGTCTGCTTACAGAATGACGTTCCATATATTCACTCATATCTATACGTACCATGTTATTTTCGTTATCAAACAGATATTCAGCTAATGTTTTGGCTAATTCCGTTTTTCCAACTCCTGTACTTCCCATAAAAAGAAAAGAACCTATGGGTTTTTTTTCATCTTGAAGTCCTGCTCTAGAACGTCTTATTGCATTTGCAACAGATTGAATGGCATCATTTTGACCTATAATCCTTTTATGTAACTCTTTTTCTAAAAAAAGTAATTTGTCCCTTTCGCTTTGCAACATTTTAGTAACAGGAATTCCTGTCCACTTAGATACAACCTGAGCGATATCTTCTTTAGAAACTTCTTCTTGTATCATTTTTTTTCCATTATCTTCCTGCTTTTTTAATTCTATTTCAAACGATTTGACTTTATTTTCTTCTTCCTTAATTTTTCCATATCTTAATTCCGCAACCTTTCCATAGTCTCCGGATCTTTCTGCTTGTTCTGCTTCAAATTTGAAATTTTCTATTTTTTCCTTAGCCTTTTGGATTCCTTCAACCAAATCTTTTTCCTTTTGCCATTGAACTTGTAATTGCATTCTTTCTTCATTCAATTTTGCTAATTCTTTTTTCAAAAGAACCAATTGTTTTTCGTCTTTTTCTCTTTTGATAGCTTCTATCTGTATTTCCATTTGCATAATTTTTCTATGCAATACATCCAATTCTTCTGGTTTAGAATTAATCTCCATTCTAAGTTTCGAAGCAGCTTCATCAATAAGATCAATAGCTTTATCCGGTAAAAAACGTTCATTAATATAACGCTGAGATAATTCCACTGCAGCGATAATAGACTCATCTTTAATTCTCACTTTATGATGACTTTCATATTTTTCTTTAATTCCACGCAATATGGATATGGCATCAGTGACTGAAGGTTCATCTACATATACTTGCTGAAATCTTCTTTCTAAAGCTTTATCTATTCTAAAATATTTTTGGTATTCATTTAAAGTAGTTGCTCCTATAGCACGAAGTTCACCTCTCGCCAATGCAGGTTTTAGAATATTTGCCGCATCCATAGCTCCTTCTCCTCCTCCTGCACCTACCAAAGTATGTATTTCATCAATAAATAAAATAATTTCTCCATCTGAAGAAGTCACTTCTTTTACAACAGCTTTTAGACGTTCTTCAAATTCTCCTTTATATTTAGCTCCTGCAATAAGTGAAGCCATATCCAATGAAAAAACTTTTTTATCTTTTAAATTATCCGGAATATCTCCATTAATAATCCGATGAGCTAATCCTTCAGCTATAGCGGTTTTTCCAACCCCTGGTTCTCCAATTAAAATAGGATTATTTTTCGTTCTTCTGGACAATATTTGCAAAACTCGACGAATTTCTTCATCACGTCCAATAACAGGATCTAATTTTCCTTTATATGCCCAATCATTAAGATTTTTTGCATATTTATCTAAAGCATTATAAGTATTCTCTGCTGTTTGAGAAATAACATTTCCGCTTTTTTTTCTAATATTTTCAA is a genomic window containing:
- the era gene encoding GTPase Era, producing MCNEQLIHKSGFVNIIGFPNVGKSTLMNSLVGEDISIITPKPQTTRHRILGIVDKYNAQIIFSDTPGFMIRTAFFMQKIMMKYIERSLEDADIILFTTEIGKFFISDKYFSIFNSLKNINKNKHFLILINKIDKIGVEYDEKILYETINYWHRIFPHSEILPISALKNINQDLLMDKIIGLLSEHPPYYPNGLLSNRSERFFVNEIIREKIFFLYKKEIPYSVEIFTEKFKKNEICIHIFSSIYVERNSQKGIIIGKKGTYINKLGALSIKGIEKFFKKKVWLKLDVKVCKNWRSDYKLLKKFGY
- the tyrS gene encoding tyrosine--tRNA ligase, encoding MQNIIDELSWRGLIQNKVPGVEKQLKKRTTIYIGFDPTSDSLHLGSLLPIIILIHFQKRGHKSIVLIGGATGFIGDPSEKKDQRIFLSIEILQKNTESIKKQLSRLLDFYSEKVELLNNFNWIKKISLLDFIRNVGKHFTINYMMSKDSVKNRIYNNKNNGMSFTEFSYSLIQGYDFLYLNQEKNCLLQIGGSDQWGNITTGIELIRKKTGKKAYGITFPLVTKADGIKFGKSEKGENIWLDRKRTTPYKFYQFWMNVSDKEIEKFIKIYTFFSREKIESLILTHRENPEKRFLQKKVAEEITKWVHGKDAYEEVVKISYVLFGKKYINELLLSLDEKTLFSIYENIPHMKLSYKEFEKGIFLLDILKKSSLFTSKSEANRALNLNSIYINKKLIKKNILLHRENLIGKKYILFQFGKKNFFIIKIE
- the clpB gene encoding ATP-dependent chaperone ClpB: MNFNNKFTIKTQEVIQEAQRIALKNNQPSIENAHILKSLLEKEENVIPFILKKLNVNHQAIMIGLDRIIYSYPRVVSGTVTQQHLSNSVTQMFNIAENYAQTLKDEFISIEHIFYGIFMTSDATSQVLKNQGITEFKIKNLIENIRKKSGNVISQTAENTYNALDKYAKNLNDWAYKGKLDPVIGRDEEIRRVLQILSRRTKNNPILIGEPGVGKTAIAEGLAHRIINGDIPDNLKDKKVFSLDMASLIAGAKYKGEFEERLKAVVKEVTSSDGEIILFIDEIHTLVGAGGGEGAMDAANILKPALARGELRAIGATTLNEYQKYFRIDKALERRFQQVYVDEPSVTDAISILRGIKEKYESHHKVRIKDESIIAAVELSQRYINERFLPDKAIDLIDEAASKLRMEINSKPEELDVLHRKIMQMEIQIEAIKREKDEKQLVLLKKELAKLNEERMQLQVQWQKEKDLVEGIQKAKEKIENFKFEAEQAERSGDYGKVAELRYGKIKEEENKVKSFEIELKKQEDNGKKMIQEEVSKEDIAQVVSKWTGIPVTKMLQSERDKLLFLEKELHKRIIGQNDAIQSVANAIRRSRAGLQDEKKPIGSFLFMGSTGVGKTELAKTLAEYLFDNENNMVRIDMSEYMERHSVSRLIGAPPGYIGYEESGQLTEAIRRRPYSVILLDEIEKAHSDIFNILLQVLDDGRLTDNKGRTVNFTNTIIIMTSNIGADIIHENLEPEMSINRMETTKKALIDLLKNIVRPEFINRIDEIILFKPISRKEIRDIVKLQMKKLADLLSHKNIRIEATNEAIDYLSEKGYDPHFGARPLKRVIQHDILNNLSKEILKGKIHDNNKILVDFFREQGIVFRQSDPVNVQ